A stretch of Jatrophihabitans sp. DNA encodes these proteins:
- a CDS encoding NUDIX hydrolase, translating to MTGDQHRFEVVSSERRFAGAVFDVRTDAVRMPDGSVADRDVITHPGAVAILALDAADNVVMVRQYRHAVGHELLELPAGLLDVDGEPALTGARRELFEEASLAAGTWEVLLDMYNSSGMSDEAIRVYLARGLTDIAEQDRFAPEHEEISMTVERRPLDELVRMALAGELVNATAVAGVLAAWAARADGWSGLRPADAA from the coding sequence ATGACCGGGGACCAGCATCGCTTCGAGGTGGTGTCCTCCGAGCGGCGTTTTGCCGGCGCGGTGTTCGACGTGCGCACCGACGCGGTGCGGATGCCGGACGGCTCGGTGGCCGACCGGGACGTCATCACCCACCCCGGGGCGGTGGCGATCCTGGCGCTGGACGCGGCTGACAACGTCGTGATGGTCCGTCAGTACCGGCATGCGGTCGGCCACGAGCTGCTGGAGCTGCCGGCCGGGCTGCTCGACGTCGACGGCGAGCCGGCGCTGACCGGCGCCCGCCGGGAGCTGTTCGAGGAGGCGTCGCTGGCGGCCGGGACCTGGGAAGTCCTGCTGGACATGTATAACTCCTCGGGAATGAGCGACGAGGCGATCCGGGTGTACCTGGCCCGGGGGCTGACCGACATCGCCGAGCAGGACAGGTTCGCCCCCGAGCACGAAGAGATCAGCATGACCGTCGAGCGCCGTCCTCTCGATGAGCTGGTTCGGATGGCGCTGGCCGGCGAGCTGGTGAACGCCACCGCGGTCGCCGGGGTGCTGGCGGCCTGGGCGGCCCGGGCCGACGGCTGGTCGGGGCTGCGTCCGGCCGACGCGGCCTG